The proteins below come from a single Bryobacter aggregatus MPL3 genomic window:
- a CDS encoding mandelate racemase/muconate lactonizing enzyme family protein, which yields MTQQNEICAIEVSRVSQVVRRDLAIISAAGSQPESHYIVVSVHTKTGHTGYGEATVVPAWSGESQDSAASIVNQLLAPLLIGEDPTHVAALADKMDRYLIGNPFTKCALEMALLDVSGKILGVPVVTLLGGPRRAPEIGLKFSIGAFSPQEAARVALHAKSIGLKAVKVKVGLDVAGDIARVTAVREALGDDFRIAVDGNGGWLENDALLALPHLEALKVNCIEQPLRRGDFRNCARLRERTHIPLMLDESVFTRQDAMEAIRQEACDIISVYPGKNGGITRSLEIAQMAAVAGLRCTIGSNLEMDLGSAAMLHVAAALPSLASAVDHDIIGPLYYDEHFTSSPIQFRNGCAVLPDGPGLGVDFKP from the coding sequence GTGACACAGCAAAATGAAATCTGCGCCATTGAAGTAAGTCGGGTTTCCCAGGTCGTCCGGCGAGACCTCGCGATCATCAGCGCCGCCGGCTCGCAACCGGAATCCCACTACATCGTCGTCTCCGTCCATACGAAAACGGGGCACACAGGCTACGGAGAAGCAACCGTAGTACCCGCCTGGAGTGGCGAGAGTCAAGACAGTGCAGCCAGCATTGTCAATCAGCTTCTCGCCCCGCTGCTGATCGGCGAAGACCCCACTCACGTCGCAGCACTTGCCGATAAAATGGACCGCTACCTTATCGGGAACCCCTTCACCAAATGTGCCCTCGAAATGGCCTTGCTCGATGTCAGTGGAAAGATCCTCGGCGTGCCTGTCGTCACTCTCCTCGGCGGCCCGCGCCGCGCTCCGGAGATTGGATTGAAGTTCTCGATCGGCGCATTCTCCCCGCAGGAAGCCGCCCGTGTCGCCCTCCATGCCAAGTCGATCGGGCTCAAGGCCGTCAAGGTGAAGGTAGGCCTCGACGTCGCAGGCGACATCGCTCGTGTCACTGCTGTTCGAGAAGCACTGGGCGATGACTTCCGCATTGCTGTGGATGGCAATGGAGGCTGGCTGGAAAATGACGCCCTTCTCGCACTGCCTCATCTTGAAGCACTGAAGGTCAATTGCATCGAGCAACCTCTCCGCCGCGGCGACTTCCGCAATTGTGCCCGCCTCCGCGAGCGCACCCATATCCCACTCATGCTCGACGAATCTGTATTCACCAGACAGGATGCCATGGAGGCGATCCGGCAGGAAGCCTGCGATATCATCAGCGTCTATCCCGGAAAGAATGGCGGCATCACTCGCTCCCTGGAGATTGCGCAGATGGCCGCCGTGGCCGGCTTGCGCTGCACCATCGGGAGCAATCTCGAAATGGATCTTGGGTCGGCCGCCATGCTGCATGTCGCCGCTGCGCTTCCGTCGTTGGCCAGCGCCGTCGATCACGACATCATCGGTCCGCTCTACTACGACGAACATTTCACCTCTTCTCCGATTCAGTTCCGGAACGGGTGTGCAGTTCTTCCGGATGGTCCCGGCCTTGGAGTTGACTTCAAGCCTTGA
- a CDS encoding tetratricopeptide repeat protein produces MRNEKDLLKSRYPGAVLQSVCLLSLLLVSLANADSRVCAPCHREIWESYGRTGMGKSFFRLTPQNLVEDFIQKNSYFHGPSNSYFTMSARDGKYYQRRYQVDAAGHASNELEMRVDYVMGSGNHARAYLHRTESGRLLQLPLGWYAEKGGYWAMNPGYDRPDHDGFRRPIGYDCMFCHNAYPKIPAGHDQPFAEAIYEGALPEGIDCQRCHGDGGQHARLAGSGKSKAEEIRRAIINPARLNTERQMELCMACHLESTSYPLPNALQRYDRGPFSFQPGESLAGFLLNFDHAPGTGREDKFEIVSAAYRLRQSACYLKSEGKLVCTTCHNPHRVSGAKEFNDRCRSCHVASEHVRANSNCVDCHMPKRRTEDVIHAVMTDHRIQRRKPAGDLLAELAERRDAYQGPVVPYYPSKLPPTPENELYLGVAQVKQGSHTKVGIPQLQAAISKHAPKRGEWYLELAEALDRDQSFEQALIYFREAARRSPSSGYARQKLGTALRRTGRTAEAVEVLVQATALAPERALTWHELGLCYRTQGKTAEAIEALLQAIKKDPGLPEAHNNLGILRLSEVDFREAIRLRPEYVDAHANLAGLLARNGRRTAARQEFELALRLRPMDAPTRYQYAMLLGGSGDYQQARKELEASLAADPKFVDAHLLLGDLLMGMQQESEAVPHYQAALRLQPDSGRAHLGLGAVLAARGDRAGALSHLQKAAADADAGLRQRATELLRSLAR; encoded by the coding sequence ATGAGAAATGAAAAGGATTTGTTAAAATCGCGTTACCCCGGCGCGGTGCTGCAATCGGTCTGTCTCCTCTCGTTGTTGCTGGTCTCGCTGGCGAATGCAGATTCGCGCGTGTGTGCGCCTTGCCATCGAGAAATCTGGGAGTCTTATGGCCGGACGGGGATGGGAAAGTCGTTTTTCCGGCTGACGCCGCAGAATCTGGTAGAAGACTTCATCCAGAAAAATTCCTATTTCCACGGGCCGTCGAACAGCTATTTCACGATGTCGGCGCGCGATGGAAAGTACTACCAACGCCGGTACCAGGTGGATGCGGCAGGCCATGCCAGCAATGAGCTGGAGATGCGGGTGGACTATGTGATGGGATCGGGCAATCATGCCCGCGCCTATCTGCATCGGACGGAATCGGGCCGGCTGCTGCAACTGCCGCTTGGCTGGTACGCGGAAAAGGGCGGCTATTGGGCGATGAATCCGGGGTATGACCGGCCGGATCATGACGGTTTTCGCCGGCCGATCGGTTATGACTGCATGTTCTGCCACAATGCCTATCCGAAGATCCCGGCTGGGCATGACCAGCCCTTTGCAGAGGCGATCTATGAGGGAGCGCTGCCGGAGGGAATCGATTGCCAGCGTTGCCACGGGGATGGAGGACAACATGCGCGGTTGGCGGGTTCCGGCAAGAGCAAGGCCGAAGAGATCCGGCGGGCAATCATCAATCCTGCGCGGCTGAACACAGAGCGGCAGATGGAGCTTTGCATGGCTTGTCATCTCGAGTCGACGAGCTATCCTTTGCCGAACGCATTGCAGCGCTATGACAGAGGGCCGTTCTCATTTCAACCGGGTGAAAGTCTTGCTGGCTTCCTTCTGAATTTCGATCACGCGCCGGGGACGGGGCGCGAGGATAAGTTCGAGATTGTGAGCGCTGCCTATCGCTTGCGGCAGTCTGCCTGCTACTTGAAAAGCGAGGGCAAGCTGGTTTGCACGACTTGTCACAATCCACATCGGGTGTCTGGCGCAAAAGAGTTCAATGATCGCTGCCGCAGTTGTCATGTCGCCAGTGAGCATGTCAGGGCCAACTCGAATTGCGTGGATTGCCATATGCCGAAGCGCCGGACGGAAGATGTGATCCATGCGGTGATGACAGACCATCGCATCCAGAGGAGGAAGCCCGCCGGAGATTTACTGGCAGAACTGGCGGAACGGCGAGATGCCTATCAGGGGCCCGTGGTTCCTTACTATCCATCGAAGTTGCCGCCCACGCCGGAGAACGAACTCTATTTGGGGGTGGCGCAAGTCAAGCAGGGGAGTCATACAAAGGTCGGGATTCCGCAGTTGCAGGCAGCGATCTCAAAGCATGCGCCGAAGCGGGGAGAGTGGTATCTCGAACTGGCAGAGGCCTTGGATCGTGATCAGAGTTTTGAGCAAGCTCTGATTTACTTTCGGGAGGCGGCGCGGCGGAGTCCGTCGTCCGGTTATGCGCGGCAGAAGCTGGGCACGGCATTGCGGCGAACCGGACGGACAGCGGAGGCGGTAGAGGTGTTAGTCCAGGCGACGGCGCTCGCGCCAGAGCGAGCGCTCACTTGGCATGAACTCGGGCTTTGTTATCGCACCCAAGGGAAGACTGCCGAGGCGATCGAGGCTTTGCTGCAGGCGATTAAGAAGGATCCAGGGCTACCGGAAGCACATAACAATCTGGGAATCCTGCGCTTGTCCGAGGTTGATTTTCGAGAGGCGATCCGGCTGCGTCCTGAGTACGTGGATGCCCATGCGAATCTGGCAGGACTGTTGGCCCGGAATGGGAGGAGGACGGCGGCTCGTCAGGAGTTTGAGTTGGCGCTTCGGTTGCGGCCGATGGATGCGCCCACCCGGTATCAATATGCCATGCTCTTAGGCGGCAGTGGGGACTATCAACAGGCCAGGAAAGAGCTAGAGGCCTCATTGGCCGCGGATCCAAAGTTTGTGGATGCGCACTTGTTGCTGGGGGATCTTCTCATGGGCATGCAGCAGGAGAGTGAGGCTGTGCCTCATTATCAAGCGGCGCTGCGTCTGCAGCCTGACTCGGGGCGTGCGCATCTGGGATTGGGGGCGGTGCTTGCTGCGAGGGGGGATCGGGCGGGAGCCCTCTCTCATCTCCAGAAAGCGGCGGCGGATGCAGATGCCGGGCTGAGGCAGCGTGCCACGGAGTTACTCCGTAGCTTGGCAAGATAG
- a CDS encoding carboxypeptidase-like regulatory domain-containing protein → MKAIGYISDEEDLAIPGVAVEIESLHSGTITLLSSSPRGALYTDLPEGRYRITFAKDGYGSKWVECEIGAVPQRFRLLRDHLAGYMWPKWLRTGEKSEIRVHSPEQYQLTLWRYGLKKEFVRTLSWFDEHGPRATVQIAPDTDFTQTGMHWNNHGYPAPHIQQFVEAPEQSGLYYLWARTPSGRSFSFPWVVAPAAPQAKLAVLASTNTWNAYNNYGGRSNYINPEGLPDKPTVNARLDLDRYTQPQPVWRFPDTAYQPLSFERPEPGNHNFDNSPWDNRSIEDSIHGRVQSGLAPGEWRLLGWLEREGFAYDYYSEAQLHDGTLSLDSYNALILSVHPEYWTREMFRKVQEWVTRGGQLLYLGGNGVNCEVVYEADGAMRCLTYDDSDQPGGHESRMHRTYAAEAGLLGVVFTYSGVMTSAPYTVLDEKHWLLEGTLLKNGATFGKNSLHERVPGGASGHETDKISASSIPNLQCIAKGNNPDGGGADLVYGSLGDGAIFSVGSITWVSSLFPDPVVSRITHNALTRMLSCQATE, encoded by the coding sequence GTGAAAGCCATCGGCTACATATCAGATGAAGAAGATCTGGCGATCCCAGGAGTCGCCGTCGAGATTGAGTCGCTGCACAGCGGCACGATCACTCTCCTGAGCTCTTCGCCACGCGGCGCACTCTACACCGACCTGCCAGAAGGCCGTTACCGGATCACCTTCGCAAAAGATGGCTACGGTTCTAAGTGGGTGGAATGCGAGATCGGCGCGGTGCCCCAACGCTTCCGCCTTCTTCGCGATCATTTGGCCGGCTATATGTGGCCCAAATGGCTCCGCACAGGCGAGAAGTCAGAGATCCGTGTACACAGCCCTGAGCAATATCAGCTCACACTCTGGCGCTATGGACTCAAGAAGGAATTCGTCCGGACACTCAGTTGGTTTGATGAACACGGCCCACGCGCCACCGTGCAAATTGCTCCGGACACCGACTTCACCCAAACCGGCATGCACTGGAACAATCATGGCTATCCGGCGCCACATATCCAGCAGTTTGTCGAAGCGCCGGAGCAATCCGGACTCTACTATCTCTGGGCACGGACGCCATCCGGAAGGTCTTTCTCCTTTCCGTGGGTCGTTGCACCAGCCGCTCCTCAAGCGAAGCTCGCCGTCTTGGCTTCAACCAACACATGGAACGCGTACAACAACTATGGCGGCCGTTCGAACTACATCAATCCGGAGGGCCTGCCCGACAAGCCTACCGTGAATGCCCGTCTCGATTTGGATCGCTACACGCAACCCCAACCCGTCTGGCGTTTCCCCGATACTGCGTATCAACCACTCTCCTTCGAACGTCCGGAACCCGGCAATCATAACTTCGATAACAGTCCATGGGATAACCGCAGCATCGAAGACAGCATCCACGGACGTGTCCAGTCCGGCCTGGCTCCTGGCGAATGGCGGCTGCTTGGATGGCTCGAGCGCGAAGGCTTCGCTTATGACTACTATTCTGAAGCCCAACTCCACGACGGCACTTTATCCCTCGACAGTTACAATGCACTGATCCTCTCTGTTCATCCGGAGTACTGGACCCGGGAGATGTTCCGCAAGGTGCAGGAATGGGTCACCCGAGGAGGGCAACTGCTCTATCTGGGCGGCAACGGCGTCAACTGTGAAGTGGTCTACGAAGCGGACGGCGCCATGCGTTGCCTCACTTATGACGACAGCGACCAGCCGGGTGGTCATGAATCCCGCATGCACCGGACTTACGCCGCCGAGGCCGGGCTGCTGGGAGTTGTCTTCACTTATTCGGGAGTGATGACCAGCGCCCCGTACACGGTGCTTGATGAAAAACATTGGCTATTAGAGGGCACGCTCTTAAAAAATGGTGCTACTTTCGGCAAGAACTCTTTACATGAGCGAGTACCTGGAGGAGCCTCGGGGCACGAAACGGACAAGATCTCCGCATCTTCCATTCCGAACCTGCAGTGCATCGCCAAAGGCAACAACCCCGACGGAGGCGGCGCAGACCTTGTCTATGGTTCTCTCGGCGATGGTGCCATTTTCTCGGTCGGCTCCATCACCTGGGTCAGTTCTCTCTTCCCTGATCCGGTAGTATCTCGCATCACACACAATGCTCTGACTCGCATGCTATCTTGCCAAGCTACGGAGTAA